A single region of the Silene latifolia isolate original U9 population chromosome 8, ASM4854445v1, whole genome shotgun sequence genome encodes:
- the LOC141595612 gene encoding F-box/FBD/LRR-repeat protein At1g13570-like, producing the protein MEKRQKLENVISLLPLVLIDEVMERLPLLDAAYISILSHQWFSSWPSIRTLELNRQFIMEVFRNRVLDANGFSRLVSKLLLQYYDPGKLRRFQVYIPGFPALDSQSHLDVDVDQWISYLSRTGVSDIYIENRNYFCYMLSHSLFSIKKLEKLSIRGFKMITPETFNGFENLTLLDIINFLWPIAH; encoded by the coding sequence ATGGAGAAGCGACAGAAATTAGAGAATGTCATCAGTCTATTGCCCCTCGTACTCATTGATGAGGTGATGGAGCGCCTGCCCCTTTTGGATGCAGCGTATATATCTATACTATCACACCAATGGTTCAGTAGTTGGCCGTCCATAAGGACCCTTGAGCTTAATCGACAATTTATCATGGAGGTCTTCCGCAATAGAGTACTCGACGCGAATGGTTTTTCTCGACTTGTTAGCAAACTTCTCTTGCAGTATTATGACCCTGGTAAGCTACGTAGGTTTCAGGTGTACATTCCAGGCTTTCCAGCTCTCGACTCTCAATCTCACCTCGATGTTGATGTTGATCAATGGATATCCTACTTGTCAAGAACAGGTGTTTCGGACATCTATATTGAAAACCGGAACTACTTTTGTTATATGTTAAGTCATTCTCTCTTCTCTATTAAGAAGCTTGAGAAATTAAGTATAAGGGGATTTAAAATGATTACTCCTGAaacttttaatggttttgagaacCTTACTCTTCTGGACATTATCAATTTTTTATGGCCCATAGCTCATTAA